The DNA window GGTTGTGCTTTCCACCCAGACGCCTCCCTGGCATGGGCGCGCCCCTCCTCTCGCCTGATCCAATTTCCCCAGGTCTGGCTTTCCTACGGGTTCGAGAAGCCCTTGTTCACTACGAAACCCGAATTTCGTGTATTTCTGCGAATGGACATTAAAGATGACTCACTTACGTTTTCGTTCCCAGCGTGGAATACATCATATTTGGATCGTGCATTTGACGGCTTGCCTGTTTTTCGCTGGCGGGTGCGCCGTCGTCGCAAGCGGCCAGCAGCCGCCAACCGCAAAGGTTGATCTTCAGCAGGCCATCCAACTGGCGCTTGCGCACAACCACGCGCTGCAGGCAGCCAGGACGCAGGTAACGCAAAGCAAGGCCAATGAATTGACGGCTTCCCTGAAGCCAAACCCTGTGCTCACCTGGAACGACTTCTTCCTGCCTCTATTCACTCCCAGCCAGATGAACGGAGACTACATCAACAATGCCAGCGAATTTGACCTTTTGTTCTCTTACACATTTGAGAGAGGGCGCAAACGCAAGTGGCGCATGCAGAACGCCCACGACAACACGGCCGTTGTGCAATCGCAGGTGCAGGACAACGAGCGCGCCCTCGCCTTCAATGTAGCGCAACAGTTCATCAACGTCCTGCTTGCTGAATCCTCGCTTTCGTTTGCGCAGCAGAACCTGGCGAGCTTTCAACAGACGCTGGGCGTGAGCCAGGAACGGTACCAGAAGGGGGCCATCAGCGAGGGCGACCTGCTCAAGATCAGGCTCCAGAGGCTGCAGTTTCAAGAGGATGTTTCCTCGGCGAAACTGGAGCGTCAGCAGGCGCTGGATTCTCTGCGCGATCTACTGGGGTATGAGTCGGTCCCTCATGATTATGATGTCGCCGGAGACCTGGACTACACGCCCATCCAGGGCAGCGTCGAAGATTTCCAGGCGAAAGCCCTCGACCTGCGCCCGGACCTGCGGGCAGCCAATCAGGCGGTGGTTGCTGCGAAGAGCAGCTACATGCTGGCCAGGGCCAACGGAAAGCGCGACCTGACTCTTACCTCGGGCTACAGCCACGTTGCGGCTGCCAATGACGCGAGTTTCTCTGTCGGCATGGAGATCCCGCTTTTCGACCGCAACCAGGGCGAAATTGCACGCACGCACGCGGCCATTACACAGTCCGAAGAGACCAAGAACGCCACCCAGCAAGCCGTGATGACCGATGTCGCCACTGCCTATGACGCGGTGAAAACCGGTGAAGGCATCATTCAACTTTATCAATCGGGTTACTTGAAAGATTCCAAGGAGTCTCTGGATATCAGCCGGTATGCCTATCAGCGGGGCGCCGCCAGCCTGCTGGATTTTCTCGACGCGGAGCGCAGCTATCGTTCGACTGAGCTGACTTACCGCGGGACCGTGGCGGCACACATGCTGGCCGTCGAGCAATTGCACGAAGCGGTCGGCGAGAGGCCACAGCCATGAACTCGAAAATGAACAACCGGGCCACCCGGAGATTGCGGCGGGCGCTCCTGGCCGCCGTGATCGCGTCTTTTCTCATCCTTCCGGCCTGCGGGCATAAGGACTCCGGGCCGACGGCTGCCCAGACCACCGCCTACGGTTCTTCCGGGGCCGCCAAGGCGGAACTGTTCAGCGTGCCCGATGAGCAGATGAAGCACGTGCAGGTCGTCACCGCCGTGCTGCGGAGCTTTCCGGTGGTCCTCCGGCTGCCCGGTTCCGTCGCTTATAACGCTTTCAAGACGACGCCGGTGATTACCCAAGTCAGCGGACCGGTTACCCAGGTCCTTGTATTTCCCGGCCAGACGGTCCGGGCCGGACAGCCTATGCTATACGTCAGCAGCCCCGATTTCGCCCAGTTGCGATCAACCTACCTCAAGGCCCATGACGCCTACCTGCTTGCCCAGAGCAATCTGGAGCGCGACCAGGACCTTTACGCTCACCACGCTGTCGCACAGGCTGACTTGCTCCAGGCGCAATCCGCCCGCAATCAGGCCATGGCTGATCTGCAGGCCTCCGAGCAGGCTTTGCAGGTGCTGGGCATCCGCGATCCCAGCCAGCTTGGCGGGGCTCCGGCAACCTCCAGAGTTCAGGTGCTGGCGCCCATCGCCGGCGACGTGGTCGAGAGGATGGTGCAGCCAGGGCAGGTGCTCCAGGCCGGCGCCACGCAGGTGTTCACCATTTCGGATATGAGGACGGTATGGGTGCTGGCGAGCGTCTACCAGAATGACCTCTCTTACATCCACATCGGTGATCGTGTGACGATCGAGACCAATGCCTTCCCGACAACGTTCCATGGAAAGATTTCCTACGTCGCTCCGGCCCTTGATCCGGACACGCGTACCCTCAAGGTGCGCATTGTGACGAACAATCCGCACGGAATGCTCAAGAAGGACATGTATGTGACGGCCATCGTGCAGTCTGGCAACACAAAGGCGCTGACCGTTCCAGACGATGCCGTGCTCAGGAACGACGTGAACGAACCGTTTGTGTATGTTCTCTCGGGGAGCAATCAGTTTTCGCAGCGCCTGGTCACCATCGGCCGCAGTGAGGGCGGCGAGACCCAGATCCTCAGCGGACTCAAGGAAGGTGACAAAGTGGCCGGAAACGGCAGCCTGTTTCTGCAATTTGCCAGATCGCTCACGGGATGAAGGAGGGCGCGCCGCCGCATAGCCGGGCTGCCTGACCCCGGGACTGAAAATATTATGATCCATCGCATCGTTCATTTCGCTCTGCATCAGCGGTTCTTCATTATTGTTCTTGTAGGCTTTCTGATTGTTGGGGGCGTTCTGTCGTTCGAGCGGATGCCCATTGACGCGTACCCTGACCTTTCGCCTCCCCTTGTCGATATCATCACTCAATGGCCCGGACATGCCGCCGAGGAAGTGGAGCGCCAGATCACCGTTCCCGTCGAAATTGAGATGAACGGCATGCCCAATCTCGACGCCATGCGTTCCACCTCGCTTTACGGACTATCCGACGTCGTCCTGTCATTCCGGTTCGGCACTGATGACTATTTTTGCCGGCAGCTCGTCTATGAGCGTCTGGCAGGGGCGGAATTGCCCAGCGGAGTGACGCCCACGCTGGCTCCGCTTTCGAGCCCCAGCGACCTGATTTACCGGTACGTCGTTCAGAGCCCTGACCGCACCCCCCAGGAGCTGAAGACGATCCAGGACTGGATTCTCAATCACGCCTATCGCTCGATCCCCGGCGTAGCCGATGATTCCGGCTTCGGTGGAACAACCATGCAGTACCAGGTGCTGCTGGATCCGTCGCAGCTTTACAGCTATCACATCACGGTCCCGCAGGTAATGCAGGCCCTTTCTGCCAACAACGCCAACAGCGGCGGGGGCTTCTATTCGCAGGGCGGGCAGTTCTTTTACGTCAGGGGCCTCGGACTGGTTCGCGACACGAAGGACATTCAAAACATCGTCGTAGCCAGCCACCAGGGCGCGCCTGTTTATATCGGCGACGTGGGCAAGGTGGCAGTTGGCCACGCGCCTCGCCTGGGTGAATTTGGTTTTATGGACAACGACGATGCCGTGGAAGGCGTCATCATGATGCGCACCGGCGAGCAGACGCAATACGTGCTCCAGCGCATCGAGCAGGAAACGAAATACCTGAACAGCCAGGTCCTGCCCAAAGACGTCAAGATCCACACATTTTACGACCGCAGCGGCCTGGTTGACCTGACGACCTCAACGGTGGAAAACAACCTGCTGCGCGGCATGGTCCTGGTCCTCATTGTCCTGATCTTTTTCCTGGTGAGCGTCCGCGCTGCGGTGATTACCGCCTTGACCATTCCGCTCTGCCTGTTGTTCTCCTTTATCTTTCTTCATCTGGAAGGCGTGTCCGCCAATTTGCTCTCCATCGGGGCAATCGATTTCGGCATCCTCATTGACGGAACTGTCGTCATGATGGAGAACATTTATCGTGAGCTGGGCTTGCGCGAGGGCCAGGAATATGACCTGAAGGAAGCGATTCTTTACGCGGCGCGCGATGTGGACCGTCCGGTTTTTTACTCGGTCGCCGTGATTATTGCGGGTTATCTTCCCATCTACGCGCTAGGCGGAGCTGCCGGCCGGCTCTTTCACCCCATGGCCGACACCATGTCATATGCCCTCGTAGGCGCGCTCCTGCTTTCTCTCACCCTGGTGCCGGTCCTGATTTCATACTGGTTTAAGTCGGGTGTCAGGGAAAAGGTGAACCGGCCTTACGAATGGGTCAAGCGCGTCTATGGCCGTCAACTGGACTGGGCGCTCGACCATCGCGCCCTGACCATGGCCATTGCCCTCGCGATCTTCTGCGCCGTAATGCTGCTGGCGCCGCTGATTGGCGGTGAATTTATGCCGCACCTCGATGAAGGCGCCTTGTGGGTCCGGGCAACTATGCCATACACCATCTCCTGGCAGGAGGCCGCCGAGGTTGCGCCCAGGGTCCGCAAAATCCTCATGTCCTATCCTCAGGTAACCGAGGTCGGCTCTGAGCTGGGCCGCCCCGATGACGGCACTGATGCGACAGGGTTCTTTAACTGCGAGTTTTATGTTGGCCTGAGGCCTTACAACGACAGCGCCTGGAAAACGGGACAGATCCGGGACAAGGAGGACCTCATCAAGTCCATCGACGGCAAGCTCACGACTTTTCCGGGCATCATCTTCAACTACACGCAGCCTGCCGAAGATGCTGTGGACGAAGCCCTGACGGGGCTCAAGAGCGCTCTTGCCGTCAAGATTTATGGCCCCGACCTCCAGGTTTTGCAGGCTACGGCGCTGAAAATCAAAACCACGCTCGAAAAGGTTCCGGGCTTTGCGGACCTGGTCGTGGTGCGCGAGTTGGGCCAGCCAAGCCTTCTGATTCATATTGACCGGCAGAAGATTGCCCGCTACGGCGTCAACGTGTCCGACGTTGAGGCGGTGATTGGGGCGGCGGTTGGCGGCCAGCCCACCACGCAAGTAATCCAGGGCGAAAAGCTGTTTGATTTGGTCGTTCGCATGGAACCGCAGTTTCGCTCTGGTCCCGGCTCCATCGGCAACTTGCTGGTTGGCACGCCGGACGGCCAGCAGGTGCCGCTGAAAGACCTGGCGGACATCAGCGTCGGCAATGGCGCATCCTTCATCTATCGGGAGAATAATTTTCGTTACGTCGGTATCCAGTACAGCGTCGAGGGGCGGGACCTGGCCGGCGCGGTCGCCGCAGGCCAGCGTGCCATTGCGCCGATTGTGGACACATTGCCCCAGGGGTATCGCGTTGCCTGGGGTGGTGAGTACAGCGAGTATCTAGCCGCCAAAAAGCAGTTGGACGTGATCGTTCCGCTGACCGTCCTGCTGATTTTCCTGATCCTCTTTGCCCTTTACGGGAACTTCAAGTTTCCCGTAGCCATTGCGATCGGCGTGGTGGTTACGGAACCTGTCGGGGCCCTGCTGGCGCTGAAGTTGACCAACACCCCCTTCAGTGTTTCATCGGTCCTGGGGTTGCTGGTCCTTATGGGAGTGTCGACGGAGATGGCGGTGGTCCTCTATTCCTACATCAACAAGCTCCGCTTGGAAGGGAAGGATATCCGCGAGGCCACCCGACAGGCTGCCTTGCTTCGGCTGCGCCCGATCATGATGACGGCCCTGGTAGCCTGCTTGGGGCTGCTGCCGGCCGCGCTTTCCCACGGAATTGGTTCTGACACGCAACGGCCGTTTGCTATCGTTATCGTGGGCGGGTTGATCTCTCCGCTGCTGCTGGGCTTTTTCGTTAATCCCATCCTCTATAGCCTGGTGGCGAAAGACGGGGACGTCCTGCAGGTCTAGATTGTGAATCTCGGTCTCAAAAGTTCGTCGGTTTTTCGTGGGTGCCGTTCTGCGCGACTCATGGTCGCCTGGATGGCTGTCCTGGTGCAGTTGAATGTATTTTTCCACCTGGACTTGCACCAGCGCTTGCTAAGTCCGCACATTTTGAAAGACGCGGCGAATGTAAGTGCCGCTTGGACCAGGCCCCACCCGCCCGAGGCTCCCCAGCCCTTCTGCCCGGTTTGCCGAATCGTGCGGCAGGGAGCCGTTCAACCTGCCGTCGAAAACCTTGGAGTTTTGTCGCTGCATGCGGTGGCTGCTGTGCTGCCCGTCAGCCCTTCCGGCATTCCGGTAGTTTTCATTCTTCATCCCTCCGGTCGAGATCCTCCTCGCGGCTGATCCGTGACACAAGTCTCAGCCGAAAAAATCAATCGAGGAGGAATGTATGCGCACGAATCTTCGCCGCGGTGCATCCGCGAATGTTGGTTTCAGGGGTACTTTCTTTTCAGGATTGCTGTTGCTGGCTGCTGCGTTGATCGCTTGCGGTTTGATTTTACCGGCAAGGACCGCGCTGGCCCAGGCTCTGGGCACTTCCGGAAGCATCCAGGGGACTGTGGTTGACCCGGCCGGCGAGGTTGTGGCGGGCGCCATAGTCGAGATTCAAAATCCTGTTTCAGGGTATGTGCAGTCAACGGCCACCAATAGTTCCGGGGAATTCACATTTTCGAACGTTCCGTTTAATCCCTACCACCTGACGGTCACGCAAAAAGGGTTTCAACCAACGGTGCAGGATGTGGACGTTCACTCAGGCATCCCTGTCAAATTGAAAATCGCCATGCAGATTGCAACTGTGGCAACCAGCGTAACTGTCACGACCGAGGCGGGCGACCTGATCGAGAAGACTCCCGTCGCACACACAGACGTTGATCAGAGCCTCATTTCAAACCTGCCCATCCAGAGCCCTTCGATTGGTCTGAGCCAGGTGATTACGAATGCCACGCCTGGAGTGGTCGCGGACGCCAACGGCTTTTTCCATCCTTTGGGCGAGCACGCCGACACCACCATCTCCATCGATGGCCAACCGGTCAGCGATCAGCAGAGCAAGATCTTCGCAAACCAGGTTCCGCTCAATGCCGTGCAATCGATGGAAGTCATTTCAGGCACGCCGCCGGCGCAATACGGTGACATGACCAGCCTGATCATCAATACCACCATGAAGTCGGGCCTTGGCCAGAAGACGCATGGC is part of the Terriglobia bacterium genome and encodes:
- a CDS encoding efflux RND transporter periplasmic adaptor subunit; the protein is MNSKMNNRATRRLRRALLAAVIASFLILPACGHKDSGPTAAQTTAYGSSGAAKAELFSVPDEQMKHVQVVTAVLRSFPVVLRLPGSVAYNAFKTTPVITQVSGPVTQVLVFPGQTVRAGQPMLYVSSPDFAQLRSTYLKAHDAYLLAQSNLERDQDLYAHHAVAQADLLQAQSARNQAMADLQASEQALQVLGIRDPSQLGGAPATSRVQVLAPIAGDVVERMVQPGQVLQAGATQVFTISDMRTVWVLASVYQNDLSYIHIGDRVTIETNAFPTTFHGKISYVAPALDPDTRTLKVRIVTNNPHGMLKKDMYVTAIVQSGNTKALTVPDDAVLRNDVNEPFVYVLSGSNQFSQRLVTIGRSEGGETQILSGLKEGDKVAGNGSLFLQFARSLTG
- a CDS encoding CusA/CzcA family heavy metal efflux RND transporter, with the protein product MIHRIVHFALHQRFFIIVLVGFLIVGGVLSFERMPIDAYPDLSPPLVDIITQWPGHAAEEVERQITVPVEIEMNGMPNLDAMRSTSLYGLSDVVLSFRFGTDDYFCRQLVYERLAGAELPSGVTPTLAPLSSPSDLIYRYVVQSPDRTPQELKTIQDWILNHAYRSIPGVADDSGFGGTTMQYQVLLDPSQLYSYHITVPQVMQALSANNANSGGGFYSQGGQFFYVRGLGLVRDTKDIQNIVVASHQGAPVYIGDVGKVAVGHAPRLGEFGFMDNDDAVEGVIMMRTGEQTQYVLQRIEQETKYLNSQVLPKDVKIHTFYDRSGLVDLTTSTVENNLLRGMVLVLIVLIFFLVSVRAAVITALTIPLCLLFSFIFLHLEGVSANLLSIGAIDFGILIDGTVVMMENIYRELGLREGQEYDLKEAILYAARDVDRPVFYSVAVIIAGYLPIYALGGAAGRLFHPMADTMSYALVGALLLSLTLVPVLISYWFKSGVREKVNRPYEWVKRVYGRQLDWALDHRALTMAIALAIFCAVMLLAPLIGGEFMPHLDEGALWVRATMPYTISWQEAAEVAPRVRKILMSYPQVTEVGSELGRPDDGTDATGFFNCEFYVGLRPYNDSAWKTGQIRDKEDLIKSIDGKLTTFPGIIFNYTQPAEDAVDEALTGLKSALAVKIYGPDLQVLQATALKIKTTLEKVPGFADLVVVRELGQPSLLIHIDRQKIARYGVNVSDVEAVIGAAVGGQPTTQVIQGEKLFDLVVRMEPQFRSGPGSIGNLLVGTPDGQQVPLKDLADISVGNGASFIYRENNFRYVGIQYSVEGRDLAGAVAAGQRAIAPIVDTLPQGYRVAWGGEYSEYLAAKKQLDVIVPLTVLLIFLILFALYGNFKFPVAIAIGVVVTEPVGALLALKLTNTPFSVSSVLGLLVLMGVSTEMAVVLYSYINKLRLEGKDIREATRQAALLRLRPIMMTALVACLGLLPAALSHGIGSDTQRPFAIVIVGGLISPLLLGFFVNPILYSLVAKDGDVLQV
- a CDS encoding TolC family protein; amino-acid sequence: MHLTACLFFAGGCAVVASGQQPPTAKVDLQQAIQLALAHNHALQAARTQVTQSKANELTASLKPNPVLTWNDFFLPLFTPSQMNGDYINNASEFDLLFSYTFERGRKRKWRMQNAHDNTAVVQSQVQDNERALAFNVAQQFINVLLAESSLSFAQQNLASFQQTLGVSQERYQKGAISEGDLLKIRLQRLQFQEDVSSAKLERQQALDSLRDLLGYESVPHDYDVAGDLDYTPIQGSVEDFQAKALDLRPDLRAANQAVVAAKSSYMLARANGKRDLTLTSGYSHVAAANDASFSVGMEIPLFDRNQGEIARTHAAITQSEETKNATQQAVMTDVATAYDAVKTGEGIIQLYQSGYLKDSKESLDISRYAYQRGAASLLDFLDAERSYRSTELTYRGTVAAHMLAVEQLHEAVGERPQP